In one window of Microplitis demolitor isolate Queensland-Clemson2020A chromosome 4, iyMicDemo2.1a, whole genome shotgun sequence DNA:
- the LOC128667539 gene encoding uncharacterized protein LOC128667539 — protein sequence MCSSEYSICAKGHYINSTDFTIRVVQVIPRYIRCYERRAHGCPARGKITNDELDLSIVHNHVRNPQLQKYCIFQDALFIAATARPYRSLKVIFDHLSVQNHEAASQFTWRKMQPLMESWRRSDRPPRPPIPSNLQQFADFLNMPRWVYN from the exons ATGTGTAGTAGCGAGTACTCGATATGTGCTAAAGGGCACTACATAAATAGTACTGATTTTACTATACGTGTGGTTCAGGTTATTCCAAG ATATATAAGATGCTATGAACGTCGAGCTCACGGTTGTCCTGCTCGgggaaaaataacaaatgatGAACTTGATTTATCGATCGTTCATAACCATGTAAGAAATCCTCAGTTGCAGAAATATTGCATCTTTCAAGATGCATTGTTTATTGCGGCAACGGCACGCCCTTATAGATCCCTGAAAGTTATATTTGACCATTTGAGTGTGCA aAATCATGAAGCAGCGTCACAATTCACATGGCGGAAAATGCAGCCGCTTATGGAAAGTTGGCGCCGCAGTGACCGACCACCTCGTCCACCGATTCCAAGCAATCTACAACAGTTTGccgattttttaaacatgCCACGGTGGGTCTATAATTAA